GGCTGTATTCGGGGAATTTTTAAGCTGGTTGACCACCGGCTCTACCAATGTTTTGTAGATCGGATAAGCCCAATGGACATACAGCGGAAATCTCTTTTTATAAATCCCATTTCGCATCCGTTTTATCCATTTATAAAACAGTGTATCTACTTTAACTGTTTTTGCTGTATAATTATTTTTTGTAACGGTGTATATATAGATGCAGGTATCAATTTCGCTCGTTGCGTATGCTACAAGGGCAGTGTTGTCATCCAGCAGATTGTCCTGAACTTCGCTTACTGTTAAAGTTCTTGTTCTATATTTGAGGTCATAATAATCAGGATATTGGCTTTCAAGTACATCAAGAAGGGCTGCATATTTTTGTTTCAATACGAAGAGTTTATCACTCCATAAGGCAATTTTAGCGCTATCGGCTTCATTGCCTTTTTGCTGTTCTTCAGCCAGCATTTTATCATAAAAGGCAAGATCAATCCTCAGCGTCCTTTCATATTCTATCAGGCTATCTGACAGGCCGGCAAACTGTCTTGCTTCAGAGTCTCTAAGGGCAGTCAATAACACACCTGCTTTACTTTTTTCTGAAAAGGTAAAAGCTTGTTTTTTATAGGATGCATTCCCGGTAACTTCATAAAGTTTCATTGCTACCCGGGTAGATTTTTCATAAGTCCCTTTCCCTTTTTCACCCAGAAAGAATTTAGATTGTTCAGACTTGTAACCTGTCCGCATCTGGTCAATCAAATTCACAGCAAGCATAA
The nucleotide sequence above comes from Cytophagales bacterium. Encoded proteins:
- a CDS encoding CHAT domain-containing protein, with product MDKKIFQKTAVFFLCIQFSIFPIIKGDLLASCNTNDFAIKTDKGSVVSYFVIEGDTILIDTLDPLVDLKMSLSTFMLAVNLIDQMRTGYKSEQSKFFLGEKGKGTYEKSTRVAMKLYEVTGNASYKKQAFTFSEKSKAGVLLTALRDSEARQFAGLSDSLIEYERTLRIDLAFYDKMLAEEQQKGNEADSAKIALWSDKLFVLKQKYAALLDVLESQYPDYYDLKYRTRTLTVSEVQDNLLDDNTALVAYATSEIDTCIYIYTVTKNNYTAKTVKVDTLFYKWIKRMRNGIYKKRFPLYVHWAYPIYKTLVEPVVNQLKNSPNTAGIKNLIIVPEGLLGYVPFEALLTKEVDENKEDYTALPYLVNDYMISYGYSATLLLDQRNKIKKQSAGNLTAFAPVDFNGQYYDEMIRGGLGNVSSLPATETEVNGIATLFGKNVKKQKSSIFTHKQANEQNAKTPEVRNYKFIHIATHGVINEEKTKLSGLLLYGDTTT